The Longimicrobiaceae bacterium genome contains the following window.
GCCGAAGGCGTCCGGCCAGGCGCGGTACGCGGAGGCGGCGCCCCCGGCATAGGGGAGGCACAGGAGCCGCACCGCGGCGTCCGGCCGCGGGCGCGGGGTTACGAGCCACCTCGAAGGGTCTATGCGCGTCTGCATTCGCTGGTGAGATCCCGAAGCCGGGCCATTTCAGGCGTCAAGTGACCGCCGCGCCGACACGACGGAAGGCGGAGCGCGGCAGGAGCCTACCGGCGTCCGCGGCGCCGCTTCCCGGCGCGCGGGCCCGCGGCCGTCGCGCCGATCAGCGCGAGCGGGACCTCGCCCACCGGCTGCTCGTGCGGAAGGGGGAGCTCGGGGAGCTCGGCGCCGGCCTCCACCGCGGCCTCGATCCCCGCGGTCCGCTCCAGGTAGGCGCGGTACGGCTCCGGGAAGAGCGCGACGTGGTAGTGCGGCGGGCGCTCTTCGCGGGTGATGTCCAGGATGCCGTCGCGCTCCATGGTGAGCAGCCTCCCCTCCAGCCAGCGGCGGCAGCGGGCGTTGCCGCTCACCCGCAGGTCCACGGCGATCCCGGCCGGGTGCACCGACAGGGGGTGGGCGTTCGGCGGCTGCCGGTCCATCGGGCGGGTCGTGCTGGTGACCACCAGCCGCTCACCGCACGCGGCGCGGTACCCGGCGGCCAGCCGCTCCACGAAGACCCGGGTCTCCGCCCGCACCACCGCGGACACGTCCCGGCGGAGCGCGTAGTCCCGGTTCCCGTGGAGCCGCACCAGCTCCCCGGCCTTCTCCATCCGCCGCAGCTCAGCCGGCGTCCGCACGAACCGGTACCCCTGCCGCACGGCCACCCGGTGCTGGCGGGC
Protein-coding sequences here:
- a CDS encoding DUF5715 family protein; translation: MTRRALFGVAAALALAAAPARAEVPVTLRGSPESMARQHRVAVRQGYRFVRTPAELRRMEKAGELVRLHGNRDYALRRDVSAVVRAETRVFVERLAAGYRAACGERLVVTSTTRPMDRQPPNAHPLSVHPAGIAVDLRVSGNARCRRWLEGRLLTMERDGILDITREERPPHYHVALFPEPYRAYLERTAGIEAAVEAGAELPELPLPHEQPVGEVPLALIGATAAGPRAGKRRRGRR